From one Streptomyces sp. R41 genomic stretch:
- a CDS encoding Nif3-like dinuclear metal center hexameric protein: protein MPRLSEVIAALDALWPPERAEDWDAVGTVCGDPDQEVTRVLFAVDPVQDIVDEAVKLGADLLVTHHPLYLRGTTTVAATTFKGRVVHTLIKNDIALHVAHTNADRADPGVSDALAGALDLRVVRPLVPDPTDPDGRRGLGRVCELDHPLTVRDLAARAAERLPATAQGIRVAGDPDALVRTVAVSGGSGDSLFDDVRAAGVDAFLTADLRHHPASEARAHSPLALLDAAHWATEWPWCELAAAQLDEISDRHGWDLRVHVSKTVTDPWTAHAASITDTSGAPN, encoded by the coding sequence GTGCCCCGTCTGTCTGAAGTCATCGCCGCGCTCGACGCTCTCTGGCCCCCCGAGAGGGCCGAGGACTGGGACGCGGTCGGCACCGTCTGCGGCGACCCCGACCAGGAGGTCACGCGCGTACTGTTCGCCGTCGACCCGGTCCAGGACATCGTCGACGAGGCGGTGAAGCTGGGTGCGGATCTGCTGGTCACCCACCATCCGCTCTATCTGCGCGGTACGACGACGGTGGCGGCCACCACCTTCAAGGGCCGCGTCGTGCACACCCTGATCAAGAACGACATCGCGCTGCACGTCGCCCACACGAACGCCGACCGCGCCGATCCGGGAGTCTCCGACGCCCTCGCGGGCGCGCTGGACCTTCGTGTCGTACGGCCCCTCGTGCCGGACCCGACCGACCCGGACGGCCGCCGGGGCCTCGGCCGAGTCTGTGAGCTGGACCACCCGCTGACCGTCCGCGACCTCGCCGCGCGCGCCGCCGAGCGGCTGCCCGCCACCGCACAGGGCATCCGCGTCGCGGGCGACCCCGACGCGCTGGTACGGACCGTCGCGGTCAGCGGCGGCTCCGGCGACAGCCTCTTCGACGACGTGCGCGCCGCCGGCGTGGACGCCTTCCTCACCGCGGACCTGCGCCACCACCCGGCGTCCGAAGCCCGCGCCCACAGTCCTCTCGCGCTGCTCGACGCGGCGCACTGGGCCACCGAGTGGCCCTGGTGCGAGCTGGCCGCCGCCCAGCTCGACGAGATCTCCGACCGTCATGGATGGGACCTGAGGGTCCACGTCTCGAAGACGGTCACCGACCCCTGGACCGCCCACGCGGCCTCTATCACCGACACATCAGGAGCCCCCAACTGA
- a CDS encoding DUF397 domain-containing protein: MNTAECARLAWFKSTYSGNEGGECLEVAATPGTIHVRDSKDPARDPLAFRSSEWAAFVDFVAGL, encoded by the coding sequence ATGAACACCGCGGAATGCGCGCGCCTCGCCTGGTTCAAGAGCACCTACAGCGGTAACGAGGGCGGCGAATGCCTCGAGGTCGCTGCAACGCCCGGCACCATCCACGTCCGCGACTCCAAGGATCCCGCCCGCGACCCCCTCGCCTTCCGGAGCTCGGAGTGGGCTGCGTTCGTGGACTTTGTGGCAGGGCTCTGA
- a CDS encoding zinc ribbon domain-containing protein, whose protein sequence is MNAAPADQIRLLDVQALDVRLQQLAHKRRSLPEHAEIESLNKDLTQLRDLLVASQTEESDCAREQTKAEQDVDQVRQRAARDQKRLDSGAVSSPKDLENLQREITSLAKRQGDLEDVVLEVMERRESAQERVAELTERVSSVQSKIDDATSRRDAAFESLDGDTATARKEREVIAATIPPDLLKLYDKLRDQQGGVGAARLYQRRCEGCRLELNITEVNEVKAASPDTVLRCENCRRILVRTSESGL, encoded by the coding sequence CTGAACGCCGCGCCCGCCGACCAGATCCGACTCCTCGACGTCCAGGCCCTCGACGTACGCCTTCAGCAGCTGGCGCACAAGCGGAGGTCGCTGCCCGAGCACGCCGAGATCGAGTCGCTGAACAAGGACCTCACGCAGCTGCGCGACCTGCTCGTCGCCTCACAGACCGAGGAGAGCGACTGCGCCCGCGAGCAGACCAAGGCCGAGCAGGACGTCGACCAGGTGCGCCAGCGCGCCGCCCGCGACCAGAAGCGCCTCGACTCCGGTGCCGTGTCGTCCCCCAAGGACCTGGAGAACCTCCAGCGCGAGATCACCTCCCTCGCCAAGCGCCAGGGTGACCTCGAGGACGTCGTCCTGGAGGTCATGGAGCGCCGCGAGTCCGCCCAGGAGCGCGTCGCCGAGCTGACCGAGCGCGTCTCCTCCGTCCAGTCGAAGATCGACGACGCGACCTCGCGCCGGGACGCCGCCTTCGAGTCCCTCGACGGCGACACCGCGACGGCGAGGAAGGAGCGCGAGGTCATCGCCGCCACGATCCCCCCCGACCTCCTCAAGCTCTACGACAAGCTGCGCGACCAGCAGGGCGGCGTCGGCGCGGCCCGGCTCTACCAGCGCCGCTGCGAGGGCTGCCGCCTGGAGCTCAACATCACGGAGGTCAACGAGGTGAAGGCGGCCTCCCCGGACACCGTGCTGCGCTGCGAGAACTGCCGTCGCATTCTGGTGCGCACGTCCGAGTCCGGTCTGTAA
- a CDS encoding ATP-binding protein, producing MKSEISTRHFTQLLSATPRGARLARLLAVQQLDEWGWPPSCEVSESAALVVAELAANAVAHGRVKGRGFRLTLTVEASDTLRIEVADSRGDRRPLARRTASPTDETGRGLLLVDALTARWGTEPWPPSGKVVWAEIGLPRLVLTASAREKAPTGP from the coding sequence ATGAAGTCAGAAATCTCCACCCGGCACTTCACCCAACTCCTCAGCGCCACGCCTCGCGGCGCCCGCCTGGCGCGGCTGCTGGCTGTGCAGCAACTCGACGAGTGGGGCTGGCCGCCCAGCTGCGAGGTGAGCGAGTCCGCGGCGCTGGTCGTCGCCGAGTTGGCGGCGAACGCGGTTGCGCACGGGCGCGTGAAGGGGCGTGGGTTCCGGCTCACGCTGACTGTCGAGGCCTCGGACACGCTCCGTATCGAAGTGGCCGATTCGCGAGGCGACCGCCGGCCCCTGGCCCGTCGTACCGCGAGTCCCACCGACGAGACGGGGCGCGGGCTGCTCCTCGTCGACGCCCTGACTGCGCGGTGGGGCACTGAGCCATGGCCGCCGTCCGGCAAGGTCGTGTGGGCGGAGATCGGTCTTCCCCGCCTTGTGCTCACTGCTTCCGCACGGGAAAAGGCCCCGACCGGGCCGTAA
- a CDS encoding bifunctional RNase H/acid phosphatase — protein sequence MREFIVEADGGSRGNPGPAGYGSVVIDAATGETLVERAEYIGIATNNVAEYRGLVAGLRAAHELDPTASIRVRMDSKLVVEQMSGRWKIKHPDMKPLAAEAARILPSEQVTYEWIPREQNKHADRLANEAMDAGRRGEQWSASASTAELDARAARAAAPEPSGPPGDAVAGAAKARAALAGIRGGVAPAEAPGSGAPREGRGELRDQPAPARGLTTPGSTPSPGGGAAQSESDVRAAQNVAATAPTVGWGAAPDLGAPATFVLLRHGETPLTPQKRFSGSGGSDPSLSDVGREQAERVAAALAARGTIQAIVASPLTRTRETAGAVAARLGLDVVIEDGLRETDFGAWEGLTFGEVRERYPDDLNAWLASPKAEPSGGGESFAATARRMATTRDKLIASYAGRTVLLVTHVTPIKTLVRLALGAPPESLFRMELSAASLSAVAYYADGNASVRLFNDTSHLR from the coding sequence GTGCGGGAGTTCATCGTCGAGGCCGACGGCGGTTCCCGGGGCAACCCGGGGCCCGCGGGCTACGGCTCCGTGGTCATCGACGCGGCCACCGGGGAGACGCTGGTGGAGCGCGCCGAGTACATCGGCATCGCCACCAACAACGTCGCGGAGTACCGGGGGCTGGTGGCCGGCCTGCGCGCTGCCCACGAACTGGACCCGACCGCCTCGATCCGGGTCCGCATGGACTCCAAGCTCGTCGTCGAGCAGATGTCCGGCCGCTGGAAGATCAAGCACCCGGACATGAAGCCGCTGGCCGCCGAGGCCGCGCGGATCCTCCCGTCCGAGCAGGTCACGTACGAGTGGATCCCGCGCGAGCAGAACAAGCACGCGGACCGGCTCGCCAACGAGGCGATGGACGCGGGAAGGCGGGGCGAGCAGTGGTCGGCGTCGGCATCGACGGCGGAACTGGACGCGCGTGCGGCGCGTGCCGCGGCTCCTGAGCCGTCCGGCCCGCCCGGGGACGCGGTGGCGGGCGCGGCGAAGGCACGGGCGGCGCTGGCGGGGATTCGCGGTGGCGTGGCGCCCGCTGAGGCGCCGGGCTCGGGAGCGCCCCGCGAGGGGCGCGGCGAACTGCGCGACCAGCCCGCACCGGCCCGCGGTTTGACGACTCCCGGCTCCACCCCGTCACCCGGCGGCGGAGCCGCACAGTCCGAAAGCGATGTGAGGGCCGCGCAGAACGTGGCCGCCACCGCACCGACGGTCGGTTGGGGCGCAGCCCCCGACCTGGGCGCCCCGGCCACCTTCGTCCTCCTCCGCCACGGCGAGACCCCCCTGACCCCCCAGAAGCGATTCTCGGGCAGCGGCGGCAGCGACCCGTCACTGTCGGACGTGGGCCGGGAACAGGCCGAGCGGGTCGCCGCGGCGCTGGCCGCGCGCGGCACCATCCAGGCGATCGTGGCGTCGCCGCTGACCCGGACCCGGGAGACCGCGGGGGCCGTCGCCGCCCGCCTCGGGCTCGACGTGGTCATCGAGGACGGGCTGCGCGAGACGGACTTCGGCGCCTGGGAGGGGCTGACGTTCGGCGAGGTGCGGGAGCGCTACCCCGACGACCTGAACGCCTGGCTCGCCTCGCCGAAGGCCGAACCGTCCGGCGGCGGCGAGAGCTTCGCGGCGACCGCCCGCCGTATGGCCACCACCCGCGACAAGCTGATCGCCTCGTACGCGGGCCGCACCGTCCTGCTCGTCACGCACGTCACCCCGATCAAGACCCTCGTACGCCTCGCCCTCGGCGCCCCTCCGGAGTCCCTGTTCCGTATGGAACTGTCCGCGGCCTCCCTCTCGGCGGTGGCGTACTACGCGGACGGCAACGCGAGCGTCCGCCTGTTCAACGACACCTCTCACCTGCGCTGA
- a CDS encoding AraC family transcriptional regulator produces MTVREEAHWTRATLGRDGRPLDLLTARFDTFRYAPHAHDEFTIGVCVGGSEIIDYRGGRIHTGPGSIAVLAPGEMHTGGPAASDGYAYRALYAEPSLLAEGTLGGLPHFREPVLDDPELAAALRTAHTELSVCPDPLEAESRLPWLFTALARRHSTARPACDTVPGAAHIAHAVRDRLADELQAPPSLASLASDLGLSRYQLLRAFRTTMGIPPYAWLAQHRVNRARGLLESGLRPAEVASLVGFADQAHLTRWFRRVLGVTPAAYRASVSPSP; encoded by the coding sequence GTGACCGTACGCGAAGAGGCCCACTGGACCCGGGCCACGCTCGGCCGTGACGGCCGGCCCCTCGACCTGCTGACCGCCCGCTTCGACACGTTCCGCTACGCGCCGCACGCCCACGACGAGTTCACCATCGGCGTCTGCGTCGGCGGCTCGGAGATCATCGACTACCGAGGCGGCCGCATCCACACCGGCCCCGGCTCGATCGCCGTCCTGGCCCCCGGCGAGATGCACACCGGCGGCCCGGCCGCCTCCGACGGCTACGCCTACCGGGCCCTGTACGCCGAGCCCTCCCTGCTCGCCGAGGGCACCCTGGGCGGCCTCCCGCACTTCCGCGAACCCGTCCTCGACGACCCCGAGCTGGCCGCCGCCCTGCGCACCGCGCACACCGAACTGAGCGTCTGCCCCGACCCGTTGGAGGCCGAGTCCCGCCTCCCGTGGCTGTTCACGGCCCTGGCCCGGCGCCACTCCACGGCTCGCCCGGCCTGCGACACGGTCCCGGGAGCGGCCCACATAGCCCACGCCGTACGCGACCGCCTGGCCGACGAACTCCAGGCGCCCCCCTCCCTCGCCTCCCTCGCCAGCGACCTGGGCCTGTCCCGCTACCAACTCCTGCGCGCCTTCCGTACGACGATGGGGATACCGCCGTACGCCTGGCTGGCCCAGCACCGGGTGAACCGGGCCCGTGGGCTGCTGGAATCCGGGCTGCGACCGGCGGAGGTGGCCTCGCTCGTGGGCTTCGCGGACCAGGCACACCTGACGCGCTGGTTCCGGCGGGTGCTGGGAGTGACTCCGGCCGCGTACCGCGCCAGCGTGTCCCCGTCGCCGTAG
- a CDS encoding RNB domain-containing ribonuclease, translating into MPRRHIRVTGAPEAPLRAALRALRTELGVSENFPPDVLTEAARPPRLPSYDATDIPLFTIDPPTSTDLDQAMHLERREKRGYRVRYAIADVAAFVAPGGALDAEAHRRVQTLYFPDEKVPLHPAQLSEGTASLLPDQTCPAVLWTIDLDTDGRTEATDVRRALVRSRAKLDYTHAQKRIGAGTAEEPLALLKEIGEARERLEVERGGISLNVPEQEIVDEDGMYELVYRAPLPVEGWNAQLSLLTGMTAAELMLAHGTGVLRTLPAAPDGAVGRLRRTAKALRIDWPHHVSYAELIRSLDPHWPHHAAFLLECTTLLRGAGYTVFRDGVRPELTSHAAVAAPYAHCTAPLRRLADRYASEICLAAAADQPPPEWVLAALDDLPGQMADGARRAGTVERECVDIVEAALLKDRVGDIFEGCVVDVQEHEPTVGTVQLESPAVFARIAGGTAALPLGERLRVRLTQADPGTAKVQFAPA; encoded by the coding sequence ATGCCTCGCCGCCACATACGCGTCACCGGTGCACCGGAGGCTCCCCTGCGAGCCGCCCTCCGCGCGCTGCGGACCGAGCTGGGGGTGTCCGAGAACTTCCCGCCCGATGTCCTGACCGAGGCCGCGCGGCCACCCCGCCTGCCTTCCTACGACGCGACGGACATCCCCCTCTTCACCATCGACCCCCCGACCTCCACCGACCTCGACCAGGCGATGCACCTCGAGCGCCGCGAGAAGCGCGGCTACCGCGTCCGGTACGCCATCGCCGACGTCGCCGCCTTCGTCGCACCCGGCGGCGCCTTGGACGCCGAGGCCCACCGCCGCGTCCAGACCCTCTACTTCCCGGACGAGAAGGTCCCCCTGCACCCGGCCCAGCTCTCCGAAGGCACCGCCAGTCTGCTCCCGGACCAGACCTGCCCGGCCGTGCTGTGGACGATCGACCTCGACACGGACGGCCGTACGGAGGCGACCGACGTACGCCGTGCCCTCGTACGCAGCCGCGCCAAGCTCGACTACACGCATGCGCAGAAGCGGATCGGGGCGGGGACGGCGGAGGAGCCGCTGGCCCTCCTCAAGGAGATCGGGGAGGCCCGTGAACGACTGGAGGTCGAGCGCGGCGGCATCTCGTTGAACGTCCCCGAGCAGGAGATCGTCGACGAGGACGGGATGTACGAACTCGTCTACCGCGCCCCGCTCCCCGTCGAGGGCTGGAACGCGCAACTCTCTCTGCTCACCGGGATGACGGCGGCCGAGCTGATGCTCGCGCACGGCACGGGGGTGCTGCGCACGCTGCCCGCCGCCCCCGACGGCGCGGTCGGCCGCCTCCGCCGTACGGCCAAGGCCCTCCGCATCGACTGGCCGCACCATGTCTCGTACGCGGAGCTCATCCGCTCCCTCGACCCGCACTGGCCGCACCACGCGGCCTTCCTCCTGGAGTGCACGACGCTGTTGCGCGGCGCCGGCTACACGGTGTTCCGGGACGGCGTCCGCCCGGAGCTCACCTCCCACGCCGCTGTGGCCGCGCCCTACGCCCACTGCACGGCCCCCCTGCGCCGCCTCGCCGACCGCTACGCCTCGGAGATCTGCCTCGCGGCCGCCGCGGATCAGCCGCCCCCCGAGTGGGTCCTCGCGGCCCTCGACGACCTCCCCGGGCAGATGGCCGACGGCGCCCGGCGCGCGGGCACCGTCGAACGCGAGTGCGTCGACATCGTGGAGGCCGCGCTGCTCAAGGACCGCGTCGGCGACATCTTCGAGGGCTGCGTGGTCGACGTACAGGAACACGAACCCACCGTCGGAACCGTGCAACTGGAGTCCCCGGCGGTCTTCGCCCGCATCGCGGGCGGCACGGCCGCGCTGCCGCTGGGGGAGCGGTTGCGGGTACGGCTCACCCAAGCGGACCCGGGAACGGCGAAGGTGCAGTTCGCGCCCGCGTGA
- the eda gene encoding bifunctional 4-hydroxy-2-oxoglutarate aldolase/2-dehydro-3-deoxy-phosphogluconate aldolase, protein MTSPLPSSPPASVLDLAPVVPVVVVTDAADAVPLARALVAGGLPAIEVTLRTPVALDAIRAIAAQVPDAVVGAGTVLSPEQVADSVAAGARFLVSPGWTDVLLDAMKASGVSFLPGVSTTTEVVALLERGVREMKFFPAQAAGGTAYLKSLAGPLPQARFCPTGGIGPASAPEYLALPNVGCVGGSWMLPQDAVAGRDWGWIEALAREAAALRPPLG, encoded by the coding sequence ATGACTTCGCCGCTGCCCTCATCCCCGCCTGCCTCCGTACTGGATCTCGCCCCCGTGGTCCCCGTCGTCGTGGTCACGGACGCCGCCGACGCCGTACCCCTGGCGCGGGCGCTCGTCGCGGGCGGGCTGCCCGCGATCGAGGTGACGCTGCGGACGCCGGTCGCGCTCGACGCGATCCGGGCGATCGCGGCCCAGGTGCCGGACGCGGTGGTCGGCGCGGGCACGGTCCTGTCACCGGAGCAGGTGGCCGACTCGGTGGCGGCGGGCGCACGCTTCCTGGTCAGCCCGGGCTGGACGGACGTACTGCTCGATGCCATGAAGGCGTCCGGGGTGTCGTTCCTGCCGGGGGTCTCCACCACGACGGAGGTCGTGGCGCTCCTGGAGCGGGGCGTGCGCGAGATGAAGTTCTTCCCGGCGCAGGCGGCGGGCGGCACTGCGTACCTCAAGTCACTGGCGGGCCCGCTGCCGCAGGCGCGGTTCTGCCCGACGGGCGGCATCGGTCCGGCCTCCGCGCCGGAGTACCTCGCGCTTCCCAACGTCGGCTGCGTGGGCGGGAGCTGGATGCTCCCGCAGGATGCGGTCGCGGGGCGGGACTGGGGGTGGATCGAGGCCTTGGCGCGGGAGGCCGCGGCGCTCAGGCCGCCCCTCGGATAA
- the yaaA gene encoding peroxide stress protein YaaA: MLVLLPPSEGKAPSGRGTALKLESLSLPGLTEARQAVLDELVELCAADEEKAREVLGLSEGLRGEVAKNVDLRTAGARPAGEIYTGVLYDSLDLASLDTTAKRRAARSLLVFSGLWGAVRVTDRIPSYRCSMGVKLPGLGALGAHWRTPMVTALPEAAGDGLVLDLRSSAYASAWKPKGEVAGRTATVRVLHSQMVNGVEKRSVVSHFNKATKGKIVRSLLTAGAAPKGPAELVEALRDLGYVVEAEAPGRAGRAWALDVVVTEIH, from the coding sequence GTGCTCGTGCTGCTGCCGCCCTCCGAAGGCAAGGCGCCCTCCGGCCGGGGAACCGCGCTGAAGCTGGAGTCGCTGTCCCTGCCGGGCCTCACCGAGGCGCGCCAGGCGGTCCTCGACGAGCTGGTCGAGCTGTGCGCGGCCGACGAGGAGAAGGCCCGTGAGGTGCTCGGACTGAGCGAGGGCCTGCGCGGCGAGGTCGCCAAGAACGTGGACCTGCGGACCGCGGGCGCCCGCCCGGCCGGGGAGATCTACACGGGAGTCCTGTACGACTCCCTGGACCTGGCCTCCCTGGACACGACGGCGAAGAGGCGGGCGGCACGCTCGCTGCTCGTGTTCTCGGGGCTGTGGGGCGCGGTCCGGGTGACCGACCGGATCCCCTCGTACCGCTGCTCGATGGGTGTGAAGCTGCCCGGGCTCGGGGCTCTGGGCGCGCACTGGCGTACCCCGATGGTCACCGCGCTGCCAGAGGCGGCCGGCGACGGACTCGTGCTGGACCTGCGGTCCTCGGCGTACGCGTCGGCATGGAAGCCGAAGGGCGAGGTCGCCGGGCGGACGGCGACCGTGCGGGTGCTGCACTCCCAGATGGTGAACGGGGTCGAGAAGCGTTCCGTCGTCAGCCACTTCAACAAGGCGACCAAGGGCAAGATCGTACGCAGCCTGCTCACCGCGGGCGCGGCGCCGAAGGGCCCGGCGGAGCTGGTGGAGGCGCTGCGGGACCTCGGGTACGTGGTGGAGGCGGAGGCTCCGGGCAGGGCGGGCAGGGCGTGGGCGCTGGACGTGGTGGTGACGGAGATCCACTGA
- a CDS encoding NAD(P)-dependent alcohol dehydrogenase, whose translation MRAYHLETLGTVDGIVPRETDRPEPGPREILVRVRAVSLNKRDLLLMKGTYPLKAVPDVIPVSDGAGEVVAVGGEVTRFAVGDRVAGTYFPNWLDGRITPALFDQPGATLNGMLTEYAVLDQEAAVLVPDHLTWEEAACLPCAGVTAWHSLTGGEPLAPGQTVLTLGTGALSLFVVQFAKMLGAEVIATTSSAAKADRLKALGADHVVNYAENPEWGSVVRELTGGRGADLVVETNGPDTIEQSMRAAALYGQIVLLITGNPRRPGIEISNAAYAASLATIRRVFVGSRAHFESMNRALTLHGTRPVIDRVFGFDEVHEAFRHYESGVAFGKVVIRVAA comes from the coding sequence ATGCGCGCCTACCACCTCGAAACGCTCGGCACCGTCGACGGCATCGTCCCGCGCGAGACCGACCGCCCGGAGCCCGGCCCCCGCGAGATCCTCGTCCGCGTCCGGGCCGTCTCCCTCAACAAGCGCGATCTCCTGCTCATGAAGGGGACCTACCCGCTGAAGGCCGTGCCGGATGTGATCCCGGTGAGCGACGGAGCGGGTGAAGTCGTCGCGGTGGGAGGGGAGGTGACCCGGTTCGCGGTCGGCGACCGGGTGGCGGGCACGTACTTCCCCAACTGGCTCGACGGACGGATCACGCCGGCCCTGTTCGACCAGCCGGGCGCCACCCTGAACGGCATGCTCACCGAGTACGCCGTCCTGGACCAAGAGGCCGCCGTACTCGTCCCGGACCACCTGACCTGGGAGGAAGCGGCCTGCCTGCCCTGTGCCGGAGTCACCGCCTGGCACTCCCTGACGGGCGGCGAGCCCCTGGCCCCCGGCCAGACCGTGCTCACCCTGGGCACCGGCGCGCTGTCCCTCTTCGTGGTGCAGTTCGCCAAGATGCTGGGCGCCGAGGTCATCGCGACGACGTCGAGCGCCGCGAAGGCCGACCGCCTCAAGGCGCTCGGCGCGGACCACGTCGTCAACTACGCCGAGAACCCGGAATGGGGGTCGGTGGTAAGGGAGTTGACCGGCGGTCGGGGTGCCGACCTCGTCGTCGAGACCAACGGCCCCGACACGATCGAGCAGTCCATGCGCGCCGCAGCGCTCTACGGCCAGATCGTGCTCCTGATCACCGGCAACCCGCGCAGGCCGGGCATCGAGATCTCCAACGCGGCGTACGCGGCGAGTCTGGCGACGATCCGCCGGGTGTTCGTCGGCAGCCGGGCGCACTTCGAGTCCATGAACCGGGCGCTGACGCTGCACGGGACGCGCCCGGTCATCGACCGTGTCTTCGGCTTCGACGAGGTCCACGAGGCCTTCCGCCACTACGAGAGCGGGGTGGCCTTCGGCAAGGTCGTCATTCGGGTGGCGGCCTGA
- a CDS encoding helix-turn-helix domain-containing protein: protein MTTSTSIEPPPFARELLRWRTARRVSQLELASRAGTTQRYVSFIERGRSVPGREIVIRLAESLELTLRERNSLLLAAGYAPAFAESPLDAVALKPVREALDSILEGHLPYPAVVAGPRGELVAANEAFDVLTEGADASLLEPPVNVLRLALHPRGMASRVVNLDAWGQHIVENLRARAVRSPDPHLDALAEELADYVPASEPGADYLGFAVPLRLRRPEGELRLLTTLTSFATAVDVTLAELHLEAFLPADRETAEILRARAARRT from the coding sequence ATGACCACCAGCACCTCCATCGAGCCCCCTCCCTTCGCCCGGGAGCTGTTGCGCTGGCGCACCGCGCGGCGGGTCAGTCAGCTGGAGCTCGCCTCGCGGGCGGGGACGACTCAGCGGTACGTCAGCTTCATCGAGCGCGGGCGTTCGGTACCCGGCAGAGAGATCGTGATCAGGCTCGCCGAGTCGCTGGAGCTGACGCTGCGGGAGCGCAACTCACTTCTGCTGGCGGCCGGTTACGCGCCCGCGTTCGCCGAGTCACCGCTCGACGCCGTCGCGCTGAAGCCCGTACGGGAGGCGCTGGACAGCATTCTCGAAGGGCATCTGCCCTATCCGGCCGTGGTGGCGGGGCCACGGGGTGAACTCGTCGCGGCCAACGAGGCGTTCGACGTGCTCACGGAGGGGGCGGACGCGTCGCTGCTCGAACCGCCCGTCAACGTGCTGCGGCTCGCGCTGCATCCGCGCGGGATGGCGTCACGGGTGGTGAACCTGGACGCGTGGGGGCAGCACATCGTGGAGAACCTGCGGGCCCGAGCCGTACGCAGCCCGGATCCCCACCTCGACGCGCTCGCCGAGGAGTTGGCGGACTACGTGCCCGCGAGCGAGCCCGGCGCGGACTACCTGGGCTTCGCCGTACCGCTGCGACTGCGGCGCCCGGAGGGCGAGTTGAGACTGCTCACCACGCTGACGTCGTTCGCGACGGCGGTGGACGTCACGCTCGCCGAGCTCCACCTGGAGGCATTTCTCCCGGCGGACCGGGAGACGGCGGAGATCCTGCGGGCCCGCGCCGCTCGGCGCACGTGA
- a CDS encoding Scr1 family TA system antitoxin-like transcriptional regulator, producing MTVTESQETYDEGEQSSDLNRAIGKQVKVLRERAGLTQKELGDRLGYSEDLVSSLERGRRTPQREFLEAADELLDAGGLLKATIEDVEKAKAKARVRHPAWFRDYARLERDTVEINFYNNHDVPGLLQTQRRTRALYEMRKPLLSEDIIEQRVASRMDRQEILTRWPLPMVTAVIEEVVLRRPIGGLDVHKGQLEQLIKLGRLRNVELQVMPTDRVEHAGMGGAFVLLTPKGKAQVGYTEAQNSSRLITDTEEVRILAARYGSIRAQALTPRESLDLMEDLLGER from the coding sequence ATGACGGTGACGGAGTCGCAGGAGACGTACGACGAGGGTGAGCAGTCCAGCGACCTGAACCGTGCGATCGGCAAGCAGGTCAAGGTACTTCGGGAGCGGGCCGGGCTCACGCAGAAGGAGCTGGGGGACCGGCTCGGATACAGCGAGGACCTGGTCTCGTCGCTGGAGCGGGGGAGACGGACGCCGCAGAGGGAGTTCCTGGAGGCGGCCGATGAACTGCTGGATGCTGGTGGGCTGTTGAAGGCCACGATTGAGGATGTTGAGAAGGCCAAGGCGAAGGCGAGGGTTCGGCATCCGGCTTGGTTCAGAGATTACGCGCGGTTGGAGCGGGACACGGTTGAGATCAACTTCTACAACAATCATGACGTTCCCGGCCTGTTGCAGACCCAGCGGCGGACCCGTGCCCTCTATGAGATGCGCAAGCCGCTTCTGAGCGAGGACATCATCGAGCAGCGGGTGGCCTCCCGGATGGACCGGCAAGAGATTCTGACGCGCTGGCCTCTTCCCATGGTGACGGCAGTCATCGAGGAAGTGGTACTGCGACGACCAATCGGTGGTCTGGATGTCCACAAGGGGCAGTTGGAGCAGCTGATCAAGCTCGGACGACTGCGCAACGTGGAGCTTCAGGTGATGCCGACGGACCGGGTGGAGCATGCTGGAATGGGTGGCGCGTTCGTCCTCCTCACCCCGAAGGGGAAGGCGCAGGTGGGATACACGGAGGCGCAGAACAGCAGCCGACTGATCACGGACACCGAGGAAGTACGTATCCTGGCCGCACGTTACGGCAGCATCAGGGCCCAGGCGCTCACGCCAAGGGAGTCCTTGGACCTGATGGAGGATTTGCTGGGGGAACGATGA